Proteins from a genomic interval of Sparus aurata chromosome 21, fSpaAur1.1, whole genome shotgun sequence:
- the LOC115572873 gene encoding 5'-AMP-activated protein kinase subunit gamma-2-like isoform X3 has translation MVYGLFEGMLEKLELDDDAAEPESDIYMRFMKSHKCYDIVPTSSKLVVFDTALQVKKAFFALVANGVRAAPLWDTEKQMFVGMLTITDFIIILHRYYKSPMVQIYELEEHKLETWREVYLPATFKPLVNISPDASLFDAVYTLIKNKIHRLPVIDPVTGNALYILTHKRILKFLQLFMCEMPKPAFMKQTLGELGIGTYHDIAFIHPDTPIIKALNIFVERRVSALPVVDESGKVVDIYSKFDVINLAAEKTYNNLDITVTQALKHRSQYFEGVMKCHKMETMETIVDRIVKAEVHRLVVVDERSSIEGIVSLSDILQALVLSPADACKEENLPE, from the exons ATG GTCTACGGATTATTCGAAGGCATGCTGGAGAAACTTGAACTAGATGATGATG CTGCTGAACCTGAGAGTGATATTTACATGCGCTTTATGAAATCCCACAAGTGCTACGACATCGTCCCCACGAGTTCCAAACTGGTTGTTTTCGACACCGCGCTCCAA GTTAAGAAAGCGTTCTTTGCCTTGGTAGCCAACGGTGTGCGAGCTGCTCCACTATGGGACACAGAGAAGCAAATGTTTGTGG GAATGCTGACAATCACAGATTTCATCATCATACTGCACAGATACTATAAGTCACCGATG GTGCAAATTTACGAATTAGAGGAACATAAGCTCGAGACGTGGAGAG AGGTTTACCTTCCAGCCACGTTCAAACCTTTGGTCAACATATCGCCTGATGCGAG CCTGTTTGATGCAGTGTACAccctcatcaaaaacaaaattcaCCGCCTGCCTGTCATCGACCCCGTCACGGGGAACGCACTTTATATTCTCACACACAAGAGGATCCTCAAGTTCCTCCAGCTTTTT ATGTGTGAAATGCCAAAGCCGGCTTTCATGAAGCAGACTCTCGGGGAGCTCGGCATTGGCACGTACCACGACATCGCTTTCATCCACCCGGACACACCCATCATCAAAGCACTCAACATCTTTGTAGAGAGACGAGTGTCTGCCCTGCCTGTGGTGGATGAGTCTG GCAAAGTTGTGGATATTTACTCCAAGTTTGACGTGATT AACTTGGCTGCTGAGAAGACGTACAACAACCTGGACATCACGGTGACGCAGGCTCTTAAACATCGCTCTCAGTACTTCGAAGGAGTCATGAAGTGCCACAAAATGGAGACGATGGAGACCATTGTGGACAGAATAGTCAAAGCTGAA GTGCATCGGTTGGTGGTGGTGGACGAGCGCTCCAGCATAGAGGGCATCGTCTCCCTGTCGGACATCCTCCAGGCTCTGGTGCTCAGCCCTGCAG ACGCCTGCAAGGAGGAGAACCTGCCCGagtga
- the LOC115572873 gene encoding 5'-AMP-activated protein kinase subunit gamma-2-like isoform X4, with amino-acid sequence MLEKLELDDDAAEPESDIYMRFMKSHKCYDIVPTSSKLVVFDTALQVKKAFFALVANGVRAAPLWDTEKQMFVGMLTITDFIIILHRYYKSPMVQIYELEEHKLETWREVYLPATFKPLVNISPDASLFDAVYTLIKNKIHRLPVIDPVTGNALYILTHKRILKFLQLFMCEMPKPAFMKQTLGELGIGTYHDIAFIHPDTPIIKALNIFVERRVSALPVVDESGKVVDIYSKFDVINLAAEKTYNNLDITVTQALKHRSQYFEGVMKCHKMETMETIVDRIVKAEVHRLVVVDERSSIEGIVSLSDILQALVLSPADACKEENLPE; translated from the exons ATGCTGGAGAAACTTGAACTAGATGATGATG CTGCTGAACCTGAGAGTGATATTTACATGCGCTTTATGAAATCCCACAAGTGCTACGACATCGTCCCCACGAGTTCCAAACTGGTTGTTTTCGACACCGCGCTCCAA GTTAAGAAAGCGTTCTTTGCCTTGGTAGCCAACGGTGTGCGAGCTGCTCCACTATGGGACACAGAGAAGCAAATGTTTGTGG GAATGCTGACAATCACAGATTTCATCATCATACTGCACAGATACTATAAGTCACCGATG GTGCAAATTTACGAATTAGAGGAACATAAGCTCGAGACGTGGAGAG AGGTTTACCTTCCAGCCACGTTCAAACCTTTGGTCAACATATCGCCTGATGCGAG CCTGTTTGATGCAGTGTACAccctcatcaaaaacaaaattcaCCGCCTGCCTGTCATCGACCCCGTCACGGGGAACGCACTTTATATTCTCACACACAAGAGGATCCTCAAGTTCCTCCAGCTTTTT ATGTGTGAAATGCCAAAGCCGGCTTTCATGAAGCAGACTCTCGGGGAGCTCGGCATTGGCACGTACCACGACATCGCTTTCATCCACCCGGACACACCCATCATCAAAGCACTCAACATCTTTGTAGAGAGACGAGTGTCTGCCCTGCCTGTGGTGGATGAGTCTG GCAAAGTTGTGGATATTTACTCCAAGTTTGACGTGATT AACTTGGCTGCTGAGAAGACGTACAACAACCTGGACATCACGGTGACGCAGGCTCTTAAACATCGCTCTCAGTACTTCGAAGGAGTCATGAAGTGCCACAAAATGGAGACGATGGAGACCATTGTGGACAGAATAGTCAAAGCTGAA GTGCATCGGTTGGTGGTGGTGGACGAGCGCTCCAGCATAGAGGGCATCGTCTCCCTGTCGGACATCCTCCAGGCTCTGGTGCTCAGCCCTGCAG ACGCCTGCAAGGAGGAGAACCTGCCCGagtga